One Pyrus communis chromosome 13, drPyrComm1.1, whole genome shotgun sequence genomic window carries:
- the LOC137713939 gene encoding cytochrome P450 76A1-like gives MEHIEVVGLTTWVVLIWVTTAILLLVNQIRRWRSEDVAGQLPPGPRRWPVVGNIFQLGLGPPHESLAVLARNHGPIMTLWLGSMSTVVISSSQVAREMFKNHDVALAGRKIYEAMKGDYGNEGSLITAQYGPHWRMLRRLCTTEFFVTSRLDAMRGVRKKCIDGMLQFIMDASSRTSSEISASTDGIDLGRFIFLMAFNLIGNLIFSKDLLDPKSERGAMFFYHAGKVMELAGKPNMADFFPILRWLDPQGIRRNTQFHVEKAFEIAGEFIKERMESTENGGCDGIEKAKDFLDVLLEYRGDGVDEASGFTSPRTINVIVFEMFTAGTDTTTSTLEWAMAELLTSPKALKKAQAELRSTISPGNKLQEKDIENLPYLKAVIKETLRLHPPLPFLVPHMAMESCKMLGHHIPKDTQILVNAWAIGRDPKTWEDPLLYKPERFLKPDMVDYKGHNFEFIPFGSGRRICPAVPLVSRVLPLALGSLLHSFDWVLPSGLKPENIDMTERMGITLRKSVPLKVIPIPYNGHVGF, from the exons aTGGAGCACATCGAGGTGGTGGGTTTAACCACATGGGTGGTTTTGATATGGGTTACAACTGCAATATTATTATTGGTAAACCAGATCCGACGGTGGCGTTCAGAGGATGTTGCCGGACAGCTTCCACCTGGGCCGAGACGGTGGCCTGTGGTGGGCAACATATTTCAACTGGGTCTGGGTCCACCCCACGAGTCATTAGCTGTGTTGGCTCGCAACCACGGCCCTATTATGACACTCTGGCTAGGATCCATGAGCACTGTGGTGATCTCGTCGAGCCAAGTGGCCCGTGAAATGTTCAAGAACCACGATGTGGCCCTAGCCGGTCGAAAAATTTACGAGGCAATGAAGGGCGACTATGGCAACGAGGGTTCACTGATCACGGCCCAGTATGGCCCGCACTGGCGCATGTTGAGGCGCTTGTGCACGACAGAGTTTTTCGTGACAAGTCGTCTCGATGCCATGCGCGGTGTTCGTAAAAAGTGTATCGATGGAATGCTCCAATTCATAATGGACGCCTCTAGTAGGACGTCGTCAGAAATTAGTGCCAGTACTGATGGCATTGATCTGGGCAGGTTCATATTCTTGATGGCCTTTAATCTGATCGGGAACCTCATCTTTTCCAAAGATCTATTGGACCCAAAGTCGGAGAGAGGGGCTATGTTTTTTTACCATGCAGGTAAAGTTATGGAGTTGGCTGGGAAACCTAATATGGCAGATTTCTTTCCAATTTTGCGGTGGCTTGACCCGCAAGGCATTAGGAGAAACACCCAATTCCACGTGGAAAAGGCCTTTGAAATTGCAGGTGAGTTTATCAAAGAAAGAATGGAGAGCACGGAGAATGGTGGATGTGATGGCATAGAGAAAGCGAAGGACtttttggatgtgcttttgGAGTACCGTGGTGATGGAGTTGATGAGGCCTCTGGGTTCACTTCTCCAAGAACCATCAACGTCATTGTCTTT GAGATGTTCACTGCTGGAACTGACACAACTACAAGCACCTTAGAGTGGGCAATGGCTGAGCTTCTAACCAGCCCCAAAGCCCTAAAGAAAGCTCAAGCCGAGCTAAGAAGCACCATATCTCCAGGCAACAAGCTTCAAGAGAAAGACATTGAAAATCTCCCATACCTCAAAGCAGTCATCAAAGAAACCCTAAGACTCCACCCACCTCTCCCTTTCTTAGTTCCACACATGGCCATGGAGTCCTGCAAAATGCTAgggcaccacattccgaaagaCACTCAAATTCTAGTGAATGCTTGGGCCATTGGACGTGACCCAAAGACATGGGAAGACCCTTTGCTTTACAAGCCGGAGAGGTTCTTGAAGCCCGACATGGTCGATTATAAAGGACACAATTTTGAGTTCATACCGTTTGGTTCTGGTCGTCGGATATGCCCTGCAGTGCCACTAGTCTCTAGGGTACTCCCTTTGGCTCTAGGGTCGCTCTTACACTCGTTTGATTGGGTTTTGCCGAGCGGGCTTAAACCAGAGAACATTGATATGACTGAAAGGATGGGAATAACACTGAGAAAATCTGTCCCCTTGAAGGTTATACCTATACCTTACAATGGGCATGTGGGATTCTAA